A region from the Acyrthosiphon pisum isolate AL4f chromosome A1, pea_aphid_22Mar2018_4r6ur, whole genome shotgun sequence genome encodes:
- the LOC115033762 gene encoding kelch-like protein 3 isoform X2 produces MYICHSSVGIGVLDGVMYVIGGYNGSKTCKSVEAYRPSVGVWTPIADLHLARRRPDSVEIYNPITNTWKLMKIGINYTVKINNGVVVNMLPPKS; encoded by the exons ATGTATATATGCCACAGTAGTGTTGGTATAGGAGTCTTAGATGGTGTTATGTATGTTATTGGTGGTTATAATGGTTCAAAAACGTGTAAATCTGTCGAGGCCTATAGACCAAGTGTTGGAGTTTGGACTCCTATTGCGGATTTGCATTTGGCTCGACGCAGACCTG ATTCTGTTGAAATTTACAACCCTATCACCAATACAtggaaattaatgaaaattggaataaattatactgttaaaattaataatggagTCGTTGTTAATATGTTACCTCCTAAGAGTTAa
- the LOC115033762 gene encoding kelch-like protein 3 isoform X1: MYICHSSVGIGVLDGVMYVIGGYNGSKTCKSVEAYRPSVGVWTPIADLHLARRRPDGFLCVVGGIRNSPDSDSVEIYNPITNTWKLMKIGINYTVKINNGVVVNMLPPKS; this comes from the exons ATGTATATATGCCACAGTAGTGTTGGTATAGGAGTCTTAGATGGTGTTATGTATGTTATTGGTGGTTATAATGGTTCAAAAACGTGTAAATCTGTCGAGGCCTATAGACCAAGTGTTGGAGTTTGGACTCCTATTGCGGATTTGCATTTGGCTCGACGCAGACCTG ATGGTTTTTTATGTGTTGTTGGTGGAATACGCAATTCTCCTGATTCAGATTCTGTTGAAATTTACAACCCTATCACCAATACAtggaaattaatgaaaattggaataaattatactgttaaaattaataatggagTCGTTGTTAATATGTTACCTCCTAAGAGTTAa